In Mus musculus strain C57BL/6J chromosome 14, GRCm38.p6 C57BL/6J, the following are encoded in one genomic region:
- the Prss51 gene encoding protease, serine, 51 isoform X1 gives MHNCGSHSCCCINVGRASRQAPLHWNDNMMLPLLIALLMASKGQAKDQQESVLCGHRPAFPNSSWLPLRELLEVQHGEFPWQVSIQMLGKHLCGGSIIHRWWVLTAAHCFPRTLLELVAVNVTVVMGIKTFSDTNLERKQVQKIIAHRDYKPPDLDSDLCLLLLATPIQFNKDKMPICLPQRENSWDRCWMSEWAYTHGHGSAKGSNMHLKKLRVVQISWRTCAKRVTQLSRNMLCAWKEVGTNGKCQGDSGAPMVCANWETRRLFQVGVFSWGITSGSRGRPGIFVSVAQFIPWILEETQREGRALALSKASKSLLAGSPRYHPILLSMGSQILLAAIFSDDKSNC, from the exons ATGCACAACTGtggcagccacagctgctgttgTATCAATGTGGGCAGGGCATCAAGGCAGGCACCACTGCACTGGAATGACAACATGATGCTCCCACTTCTAATTGCACTGCTCATGGCTTCCAAGGGACAAGCTAAGGACCAGCAAG AATCAGTTCTGTGTGGCCACAGACCTGCCTTCCCAAACTCATCATGGCTGCCATTGCGGGAGCTGCTTGAGGTCCAGCATGGTGAGTTCCCATGGCAAGTGAGTATCCAGATGCTTGGGAAACACCTGTGTGGAGGCTCCATCATCCACCGGTGGTGGGTTCTGACAGCAGCACACTGCTTCCCGAGAACCCT ATTAGAACTGGTAGCAGTCAATGTCACTGTGGTCATGGGAATCAAGACTTTCAGTGACACCAACTTAGAGAGAAAACAAGTGCAGAAGATCATTGCTCACAGAGACTACAAACCGCCCGACCTTGACAGCGACCTCTGCCTGCTCCTACTTGCCACGCCAATCCAATTCAATAAAGACAAAATGCCCATCTGCCTGCCACAGAGGGAGAACTCCTGGGACCGGTGCTGGATGTCAGAGTGGGCATATACTCATGGCCATG GTTCAGCCAAAGGCTCAAACATGCACCTGAAGAAGCTCAGGGTGGTTCAGATTAGCTGGAGGACATGTGCCAAGAGGGTGACTCAGCTCTCCAGGAACATGCTTTGTGCTTGGAAGGAAGTGGGCACCAACGGCAAGTGCCAG GGAGACAGCGGGGCACCCATGGTCTGTGCTAACTGGGAGACTCGGAGACTCTTTCAAGTGGGTGTCTTCAGCTGGGGCATAACTTCAGGATCCAGGGGGAGGCCAGGCATTTTTGTGTCTGTGGCTCAGTTTATCCCATGGATCCTGGAGGAGACACAAAGGGAGGGACGAGCCCTTGCCCTCTCAAAGGCCTCAAAAAGTCTCTTGGCTGGCAGTCCACGCTACCATCCCATATTGCTAAGCATGGGCTCTCAAATACTGCTTGCTGCCATATTTTCTGATGATAAATCAAATTGCTAA
- the Prss51 gene encoding protease, serine, 51 isoform 1 (isoform 1 is encoded by transcript variant 1), whose translation MVSSHGKLELVAVNVTVVMGIKTFSDTNLERKQVQKIIAHRDYKPPDLDSDLCLLLLATPIQFNKDKMPICLPQRENSWDRCWMSEWAYTHGHGSAKGSNMHLKKLRVVQISWRTCAKRVTQLSRNMLCAWKEVGTNGKCQGDSGAPMVCANWETRRLFQVGVFSWGITSGSRGRPGIFVSVAQFIPWILEETQREGRALALSKASKSLLAGSPRYHPILLSMGSQILLAAIFSDDKSNC comes from the exons ATGGTGAGTTCCCATGGCAA ATTAGAACTGGTAGCAGTCAATGTCACTGTGGTCATGGGAATCAAGACTTTCAGTGACACCAACTTAGAGAGAAAACAAGTGCAGAAGATCATTGCTCACAGAGACTACAAACCGCCCGACCTTGACAGCGACCTCTGCCTGCTCCTACTTGCCACGCCAATCCAATTCAATAAAGACAAAATGCCCATCTGCCTGCCACAGAGGGAGAACTCCTGGGACCGGTGCTGGATGTCAGAGTGGGCATATACTCATGGCCATG GTTCAGCCAAAGGCTCAAACATGCACCTGAAGAAGCTCAGGGTGGTTCAGATTAGCTGGAGGACATGTGCCAAGAGGGTGACTCAGCTCTCCAGGAACATGCTTTGTGCTTGGAAGGAAGTGGGCACCAACGGCAAGTGCCAG GGAGACAGCGGGGCACCCATGGTCTGTGCTAACTGGGAGACTCGGAGACTCTTTCAAGTGGGTGTCTTCAGCTGGGGCATAACTTCAGGATCCAGGGGGAGGCCAGGCATTTTTGTGTCTGTGGCTCAGTTTATCCCATGGATCCTGGAGGAGACACAAAGGGAGGGACGAGCCCTTGCCCTCTCAAAGGCCTCAAAAAGTCTCTTGGCTGGCAGTCCACGCTACCATCCCATATTGCTAAGCATGGGCTCTCAAATACTGCTTGCTGCCATATTTTCTGATGATAAATCAAATTGCTAA
- the Prss51 gene encoding protease, serine, 51 isoform X2: MLGKHLCGGSIIHRWWVLTAAHCFPRTLLELVAVNVTVVMGIKTFSDTNLERKQVQKIIAHRDYKPPDLDSDLCLLLLATPIQFNKDKMPICLPQRENSWDRCWMSEWAYTHGHGSAKGSNMHLKKLRVVQISWRTCAKRVTQLSRNMLCAWKEVGTNGKCQGDSGAPMVCANWETRRLFQVGVFSWGITSGSRGRPGIFVSVAQFIPWILEETQREGRALALSKASKSLLAGSPRYHPILLSMGSQILLAAIFSDDKSNC, translated from the exons ATGCTTGGGAAACACCTGTGTGGAGGCTCCATCATCCACCGGTGGTGGGTTCTGACAGCAGCACACTGCTTCCCGAGAACCCT ATTAGAACTGGTAGCAGTCAATGTCACTGTGGTCATGGGAATCAAGACTTTCAGTGACACCAACTTAGAGAGAAAACAAGTGCAGAAGATCATTGCTCACAGAGACTACAAACCGCCCGACCTTGACAGCGACCTCTGCCTGCTCCTACTTGCCACGCCAATCCAATTCAATAAAGACAAAATGCCCATCTGCCTGCCACAGAGGGAGAACTCCTGGGACCGGTGCTGGATGTCAGAGTGGGCATATACTCATGGCCATG GTTCAGCCAAAGGCTCAAACATGCACCTGAAGAAGCTCAGGGTGGTTCAGATTAGCTGGAGGACATGTGCCAAGAGGGTGACTCAGCTCTCCAGGAACATGCTTTGTGCTTGGAAGGAAGTGGGCACCAACGGCAAGTGCCAG GGAGACAGCGGGGCACCCATGGTCTGTGCTAACTGGGAGACTCGGAGACTCTTTCAAGTGGGTGTCTTCAGCTGGGGCATAACTTCAGGATCCAGGGGGAGGCCAGGCATTTTTGTGTCTGTGGCTCAGTTTATCCCATGGATCCTGGAGGAGACACAAAGGGAGGGACGAGCCCTTGCCCTCTCAAAGGCCTCAAAAAGTCTCTTGGCTGGCAGTCCACGCTACCATCCCATATTGCTAAGCATGGGCTCTCAAATACTGCTTGCTGCCATATTTTCTGATGATAAATCAAATTGCTAA
- the Prss51 gene encoding protease, serine, 51 isoform 2 (isoform 2 is encoded by transcript variant 2), translated as MGIKTFSDTNLERKQVQKIIAHRDYKPPDLDSDLCLLLLATPIQFNKDKMPICLPQRENSWDRCWMSEWAYTHGHGSAKGSNMHLKKLRVVQISWRTCAKRVTQLSRNMLCAWKEVGTNGKCQGDSGAPMVCANWETRRLFQVGVFSWGITSGSRGRPGIFVSVAQFIPWILEETQREGRALALSKASKSLLAGSPRYHPILLSMGSQILLAAIFSDDKSNC; from the exons ATGGGAATCAAGACTTTCAGTGACACCAACTTAGAGAGAAAACAAGTGCAGAAGATCATTGCTCACAGAGACTACAAACCGCCCGACCTTGACAGCGACCTCTGCCTGCTCCTACTTGCCACGCCAATCCAATTCAATAAAGACAAAATGCCCATCTGCCTGCCACAGAGGGAGAACTCCTGGGACCGGTGCTGGATGTCAGAGTGGGCATATACTCATGGCCATG GTTCAGCCAAAGGCTCAAACATGCACCTGAAGAAGCTCAGGGTGGTTCAGATTAGCTGGAGGACATGTGCCAAGAGGGTGACTCAGCTCTCCAGGAACATGCTTTGTGCTTGGAAGGAAGTGGGCACCAACGGCAAGTGCCAG GGAGACAGCGGGGCACCCATGGTCTGTGCTAACTGGGAGACTCGGAGACTCTTTCAAGTGGGTGTCTTCAGCTGGGGCATAACTTCAGGATCCAGGGGGAGGCCAGGCATTTTTGTGTCTGTGGCTCAGTTTATCCCATGGATCCTGGAGGAGACACAAAGGGAGGGACGAGCCCTTGCCCTCTCAAAGGCCTCAAAAAGTCTCTTGGCTGGCAGTCCACGCTACCATCCCATATTGCTAAGCATGGGCTCTCAAATACTGCTTGCTGCCATATTTTCTGATGATAAATCAAATTGCTAA
- the Prss52 gene encoding serine protease 52 precursor, whose protein sequence is MKRWKDRRTGLLLPLVLLLFGACSSLAWVCGRRMSSRSQQLNNASAIVEGKPASAIVGGKPANILEFPWHVGIMNHGSHLCGGSILNEWWVLSASHCFDQLNNSKLEIIHGTEDLSTKGIKYQKVDKLFLHPKFDDWLLDNDIALLLLKSPLNLSVNRIPICTSEISDIQAWRNCWVTGWGITNTSEKGVQPTILQAVKVDLYRWDWCGYILSLLTKNMLCAGTQDPGKDACQGDSGGALVCNKKRNTAIWYQVGIVSWGMGCGKKNLPGVYTKVSHYVRWISKQTAKAGRPYMYEQNSACPLVLSCRAILFLYFVMFLLT, encoded by the exons ATGAAACGATGGAAGGACAGAAGAACAGGCCTGTTGCTGCCATTGGTCCTCCTGTTGTTTGGGGCATGTAGCTCACTGGCAT GGGTATGTGGCCGGCGAATGAGTAGCAGATCCCAACAACTTAACAATGCTTCTGCTATCGTGGAAGGCAAACCTGCTTCTGCTATCGTGGGAGGCAAACCTGCAAACATCTTGGAGTTCCCCTGGCATGTGGGGATTATGAATCATGGTAGTCATCTCTGTGGGGGATCTATTCTCAATGAGTGGTGGGTTCTATCTGCATCCCATTGCTTCGACCAACTAAACAA CTCTAAATTGGAGATCATTCATGGCACTGAAGACCTCAGCACAAAGGGCATAAAGTATCAGAAAGTGGACAAGTTATTCTTGCACCCAAAGTTTGATGACTGGCTCCTGGACAACGACATAGCTTTGCTCTTGCTCAAATCCCCATTAAACTTGAGTGTCAACAGGATACCTATCTGCACTTCAGAAATCTCTGACATACAGGCATGGAGGAACTGCTGGGTGACAGGATGGGGCATTACTAATACTA GTGAAAAAGGAGTCCAACCCACAATTCTGCAGGCAGTCAAAGTGGATCTGTACAGATGGGATTGGTGTGGCTATATTTTGTCTCTATTAACCAAGAATATGCTGTGTGCTGGGACTCAAGATCCTGGGAAGGATGCCTGCCAG GGCGACAGTGGAGGAGCTCTCGTTTGCAACAAAAAGAGAAACACAGCCATTTGGTACCAGGTGGGCATTGTCAGCTGGGGCATGGGCTGTGGCAAGAAGAATCTGCCAGGAGTATACACCAAGGTGTCACACTATGTGAGGTGGATCAGCAAGCAGACAGCGAAGGCGGGGAGGCCTTATATGTATGAGCAGAACTCTGCGTGCCCTTTGGTGCTCTCTTGCCGGGCTATCTTGTTCCTATATTTTGTAATGTTTCTTCTAACCTGA